One segment of Mycolicibacterium neworleansense DNA contains the following:
- the tsaD gene encoding tRNA (adenosine(37)-N6)-threonylcarbamoyltransferase complex transferase subunit TsaD: protein MIILAIESSCDETGVGIADLADDGTVRLLADEVASSVDEHARYGGVVPEIASRAHLEALGPTMRRALDAAGIERPDVVAATIGPGLAGALLVGVAAAKAYAAGWNVPFYGVNHLGGHLAADVYDHGPLPESVGLLVSGGHTHLLHVRSLGEPIIELGSTVDDAAGEAYDKVARLLGLGYPGGRVLDELARTGDRDAIVFPRGMTGPRDDPYVFSFSGLKTAVARYVEAHPEASQADVAAGFQEAVADVLTAKAVRAATDLEVSTLLIAGGVAANSRLRELAEERCAAAGLTLRVPRPRLCTDNGAMIASFAAHLIAAGATPSPLDAASDPGLPVVKGQVA from the coding sequence GTGATCATCCTGGCCATCGAAAGTTCTTGTGACGAAACCGGAGTCGGCATCGCCGACCTCGCCGACGACGGCACGGTACGGCTGCTGGCCGACGAAGTCGCCTCCAGCGTCGACGAGCACGCCCGCTACGGCGGCGTCGTCCCCGAGATCGCGTCGCGCGCGCACCTGGAGGCGCTCGGGCCGACCATGCGCCGGGCCCTGGATGCGGCCGGCATCGAGCGGCCCGACGTCGTCGCCGCGACCATCGGGCCGGGGCTGGCCGGAGCGCTGCTGGTCGGCGTGGCCGCCGCCAAGGCGTACGCGGCCGGCTGGAACGTCCCGTTCTACGGCGTCAATCACCTGGGCGGGCACCTGGCCGCCGATGTGTACGACCACGGGCCGCTGCCCGAGAGCGTGGGCCTGCTGGTCTCCGGCGGGCACACCCACCTGCTGCATGTCAGGTCGCTGGGGGAGCCGATCATCGAGCTCGGCAGCACCGTCGACGACGCCGCCGGGGAGGCCTACGACAAGGTGGCCCGGCTGCTGGGGCTGGGCTATCCGGGTGGGCGGGTGCTCGACGAGCTGGCTCGCACCGGTGACCGCGACGCCATCGTCTTCCCCCGGGGCATGACCGGCCCGCGCGACGACCCGTACGTGTTCAGTTTCTCGGGGCTCAAGACCGCGGTGGCCCGCTACGTGGAAGCACACCCGGAGGCGTCGCAGGCTGACGTCGCGGCAGGCTTCCAGGAGGCCGTCGCCGATGTGCTGACCGCCAAGGCCGTGCGCGCGGCAACCGATCTCGAGGTGTCCACGCTGCTGATCGCCGGTGGGGTGGCGGCCAATTCGCGGCTGCGGGAACTTGCCGAGGAGCGTTGCGCGGCGGCCGGCCTGACACTGCGGGTGCCGCGGCCGCGGCTGTGCACCGACAACGGCGCCATGATCGCCTCGTTCGCCGCACACCTGATCGCGGCAGGCGCGACGCCGTCGCCGCTGGATGCGGCCAGTGATCCGGGTCTGCCGGTGGTGAAGGGACAGGTGGCGTGA
- the tsaB gene encoding tRNA (adenosine(37)-N6)-threonylcarbamoyltransferase complex dimerization subunit type 1 TsaB, which translates to MNVLTVDTATPAVSAGVVGRTEDGTVQTLAERVTVDARAHAEQLTPNVLGAIADAGITVADLDAVVVGCGPGPFTGLRVGMASAAAFGHALGVPVHGVCSLDGIGIHTEGDVLVVTDARRREVYWAHYRDGVRVDGPAVNAPADVASVLQTSVAAVAGSPDHAALFDLPRLDVVYPTPAGLVLAVTDWGDPQPLVPLYLRRPDAKPSAAVRK; encoded by the coding sequence CGGCCGGACCGAGGACGGCACGGTGCAGACCCTCGCCGAGCGGGTGACCGTCGACGCCCGGGCCCACGCCGAACAGCTCACGCCGAATGTGCTCGGCGCCATCGCCGATGCCGGGATCACCGTCGCAGATCTTGACGCGGTCGTCGTCGGGTGCGGTCCCGGCCCGTTCACCGGCCTGCGGGTGGGGATGGCCAGTGCCGCGGCGTTCGGGCATGCGCTGGGCGTTCCGGTGCACGGGGTGTGCAGCCTGGACGGCATCGGAATCCACACCGAGGGCGACGTGCTGGTGGTCACCGACGCCCGGCGACGCGAGGTGTACTGGGCGCACTACCGCGACGGGGTTCGGGTCGATGGTCCTGCCGTCAACGCTCCCGCCGATGTGGCCTCGGTACTGCAGACCTCGGTCGCCGCCGTGGCCGGTTCACCCGATCACGCCGCACTGTTCGACCTGCCACGGCTGGACGTGGTGTATCCGACGCCTGCGGGCTTGGTGCTCGCCGTCACCGATTGGGGCGACCCGCAGCCGTTGGTCCCGCTATATCTGCGCCGGCCCGACGCCAAACCCTCTGCGGCGGTGCGGAAATGA
- a CDS encoding nuclear transport factor 2 family protein, with protein sequence MADKLEVTELLYRYAELIDAGDFDGVGKLLGRATFGGPASGSVAGEQAIAKLFAHTTRRFREHGNRTLTRHLVLNPIVELDGDRAEARSTFCVVQKTETVPLQPIVVGRYADMFARDEHGWYFTERKVDVEMVGDVSAHLNVDPRQYDR encoded by the coding sequence ATGGCCGACAAGCTCGAGGTCACCGAGCTGCTGTACCGCTACGCCGAGCTGATCGACGCCGGCGACTTCGACGGGGTCGGCAAGCTGCTGGGCCGTGCGACGTTCGGCGGGCCCGCATCGGGCAGCGTCGCCGGGGAGCAGGCCATCGCCAAGTTGTTCGCACACACCACCCGCCGGTTTCGGGAGCACGGCAATCGCACGCTGACCCGCCACCTGGTGCTCAACCCGATCGTCGAGCTGGACGGTGATCGGGCCGAGGCTCGCTCGACGTTCTGTGTCGTCCAGAAGACCGAGACGGTTCCGCTGCAGCCCATCGTGGTCGGGCGCTACGCCGACATGTTCGCCCGTGACGAACACGGTTGGTATTTCACCGAGCGCAAGGTCGACGTCGAGATGGTGGGCGACGTTTCGGCGCATCTGAACGTCGACCCTCGACAGTACGACCGCTAG
- a CDS encoding APC family permease — MTEVVNAGQKPAPDTSSDGRPPKLRGHLGVPAIVLMVVAASAPLSTIGGNVPIAMALGNTTGIPVAFIVAGVIFGLFAASFVAMSKYVTDAGAFYAYIRESLGRAAGTGAAVLALPAYMATLIAVAAYDGVILNELITRFGGPDLPWWLLTGLVLAAVAWLGYRDIDLSAKVLGVFLVSEVAILMVVDLVIVVRGGEHGLTGDSFTPQGIAGGFGIALLYALWGFVGVEATAVFRDEAKDPDRTVPRATYWAVGIVAVFYAFTSWALVEGNGGHDAIQLATDDPDNFMVNTAGKYLGMVGRDLNTILWSVSVFACALAFHNIASRYAFVLGQSGVFSKKIGKVHERHGSPSNASLVITVASFVVMGICAALQLDPVLQIFGPGGGLGILALALLWLLTTISVVIFFVRRGNSTGKVVLASFATLALAAALVLVVSNLTLVVGGTPTLAAIFGVMPLVFFATGMLLSRRSSGELASISSVG, encoded by the coding sequence ATGACCGAGGTTGTCAACGCGGGCCAAAAGCCCGCACCTGATACGTCATCGGACGGCCGTCCGCCGAAATTGCGCGGACACCTCGGCGTGCCCGCGATCGTGCTGATGGTGGTGGCGGCCTCGGCGCCGCTGTCGACCATCGGCGGCAATGTGCCGATCGCGATGGCATTGGGCAACACCACCGGCATCCCGGTCGCCTTCATCGTCGCCGGGGTCATCTTCGGCCTCTTCGCGGCCAGCTTCGTCGCGATGTCGAAGTACGTCACCGACGCCGGTGCCTTCTACGCCTACATCCGCGAGTCGCTCGGCCGGGCGGCCGGAACCGGTGCGGCCGTGCTCGCGCTCCCGGCCTACATGGCGACCCTGATCGCCGTGGCTGCCTACGACGGCGTCATCCTCAACGAGCTGATCACCCGGTTCGGTGGACCTGATCTTCCATGGTGGTTGTTGACCGGCCTGGTGCTGGCGGCCGTCGCCTGGCTCGGCTACCGCGACATCGATCTCAGCGCCAAGGTGCTCGGTGTCTTCCTGGTGTCCGAGGTCGCGATCCTCATGGTGGTGGATCTGGTGATCGTGGTCCGCGGTGGTGAGCACGGCCTCACCGGCGACTCGTTCACCCCGCAGGGTATCGCCGGCGGATTCGGCATCGCCCTGCTGTACGCCCTGTGGGGATTCGTCGGTGTCGAGGCGACCGCGGTCTTCCGCGACGAGGCCAAGGACCCCGATCGCACGGTGCCCCGGGCCACCTACTGGGCGGTGGGCATCGTCGCGGTCTTCTATGCCTTCACCAGCTGGGCGCTGGTCGAGGGCAACGGCGGGCACGACGCCATCCAGCTGGCCACCGACGATCCCGACAACTTCATGGTGAACACCGCGGGCAAGTACCTCGGCATGGTGGGACGCGATCTGAACACCATCCTGTGGTCTGTCAGTGTCTTCGCGTGTGCCCTCGCGTTCCACAACATCGCGTCGCGGTACGCGTTCGTGCTCGGACAGAGCGGCGTGTTCTCGAAGAAGATCGGCAAGGTGCATGAGCGTCATGGCTCACCGTCGAACGCCTCGCTGGTCATCACCGTGGCCTCGTTCGTCGTCATGGGTATCTGCGCAGCACTGCAGCTGGACCCCGTGTTGCAGATCTTCGGACCTGGCGGTGGCCTCGGCATCCTGGCCCTGGCGCTCCTGTGGCTGCTGACCACGATCTCGGTGGTGATCTTCTTCGTCCGGCGTGGCAACTCGACCGGCAAGGTGGTGCTTGCCTCGTTCGCGACGCTCGCCCTGGCGGCGGCGCTGGTGCTGGTGGTGTCCAACCTGACCCTGGTGGTCGGTGGCACACCCACCCTGGCGGCGATCTTCGGTGTGATGCCGCTGGTGTTCTTCGCAACCGGCATGCTGCTGAGCCGACGATCTTCCGGGGAGCTGGCCTCCATATCGTCGGTCGGCTGA
- the rimI gene encoding ribosomal protein S18-alanine N-acetyltransferase, with protein MTVFDALTRADATRCAELEAKLFAGDDPWPARAFLAELDAKHNRYIAARDDGVLVGYAGISRLGRMRPYEYEIHTIGVDPDFQGQGIGRRLLDDLLEYASGGTVFLEVRTDNEPAIALYESVGFVNIGLRKRYYRASGADAYTMQRLPQGDPS; from the coding sequence ATGACCGTGTTCGACGCGCTGACGCGGGCCGACGCCACGCGGTGCGCGGAGCTGGAAGCCAAGCTGTTCGCCGGCGACGATCCATGGCCGGCCCGGGCGTTCCTGGCCGAACTCGACGCCAAGCACAACCGCTACATCGCGGCCCGCGACGACGGGGTGCTGGTCGGCTATGCCGGCATCTCCCGGCTGGGCCGAATGCGCCCCTATGAGTACGAGATTCACACCATCGGCGTCGATCCTGACTTTCAGGGGCAGGGGATCGGGCGCCGGCTGCTCGACGACCTGCTCGAGTACGCCTCGGGCGGAACGGTTTTCCTGGAAGTCCGCACCGACAACGAACCGGCCATCGCGCTGTACGAGAGCGTCGGATTCGTCAACATAGGCCTGCGCAAGCGGTACTACCGCGCCAGCGGGGCCGATGCCTACACCATGCAACGCCTTCCCCAAGGGGACCCGTCGTGA
- a CDS encoding PucR family transcriptional regulator ligand-binding domain-containing protein — protein MSEDSSLNVAAVLTIPPLDQGSVVAGHRGLAREVGWVDIIHAPAEDFVRPGDLVLTTGADIHQPGVREFLVSLVASPAAGIILSPPPDVDAHDLLELLIPLADQHACPFVLLPWEIAFADVQKTILPLVSPSPPDTRVQMVIGRRLHDDPHWGDAAHSFAKALHELALAAGLTVTSSVTDDLVMSHFSSAPTEATVSGLVDSAQRLSKLPEELVTWALLAPAHGHAVTVAAPVSQALPEGPVGPMQFAEVLRQHPRSMATILQTLQPLIDYDKTRRGQLVHTLEILLDEATNTSAAARALFLNRHSLLYRIKLIEELTGLSLKNPADRFQLEVSVRVHHINEAR, from the coding sequence ATGTCCGAGGACTCGTCGCTGAACGTAGCGGCGGTCTTGACGATTCCACCCCTGGACCAGGGTTCGGTGGTCGCCGGGCACCGCGGGCTGGCCCGCGAGGTCGGGTGGGTGGACATCATCCACGCACCCGCCGAGGACTTCGTCCGACCCGGTGACCTGGTACTCACCACCGGCGCCGACATCCACCAGCCGGGGGTCCGTGAATTCCTGGTCTCCCTGGTGGCCTCACCGGCCGCGGGCATCATTCTCAGCCCACCACCCGATGTGGACGCCCACGATCTCCTGGAGCTGCTGATCCCCCTCGCCGACCAGCATGCATGCCCATTTGTGCTGCTGCCCTGGGAGATTGCCTTCGCCGACGTCCAGAAGACCATCCTGCCGCTGGTCAGTCCGTCTCCACCGGACACCCGGGTCCAGATGGTCATCGGGCGCCGCTTGCATGACGATCCCCACTGGGGCGACGCCGCCCACAGTTTCGCCAAAGCGCTACACGAATTGGCGCTCGCCGCCGGTCTGACGGTCACCTCCTCGGTCACCGACGACCTGGTGATGAGCCACTTCTCTTCGGCCCCAACAGAAGCCACGGTATCGGGCTTGGTCGATTCCGCACAGCGACTAAGCAAGCTCCCCGAGGAGCTCGTGACCTGGGCGCTGCTGGCACCCGCACATGGCCATGCGGTCACCGTCGCCGCACCGGTCTCGCAGGCACTTCCCGAGGGCCCGGTCGGTCCTATGCAGTTCGCCGAGGTGCTCCGTCAGCACCCGCGCAGCATGGCAACCATCCTGCAAACGCTGCAGCCACTCATCGACTACGACAAGACCCGGCGTGGACAACTCGTGCACACGCTGGAGATCCTTCTCGACGAGGCCACCAACACCAGTGCGGCGGCGCGGGCATTGTTCCTGAACCGGCACTCGCTGCTGTACCGGATCAAACTCATCGAGGAACTCACCGGGCTGTCACTGAAGAACCCCGCCGACCGTTTCCAACTGGAGGTCAGCGTCCGGGTTCACCACATCAACGAAGCGCGCTGA
- a CDS encoding propanediol/glycerol family dehydratase large subunit — protein MNDSSETEQDHRLGRIRLLDEQRVNLDGFAQADPELGMISHLSPHDPEPSWKAADDGTVLEMDSKAATDFDTIDEFIVRYAVDPEQAPRSMAMSDVELARMIVDSGVPREEVLRVCGGLTPAKMARVVALLQPVEIQMAMMKMRARRTPANQAHVTNRLDDPLLIAADAATAVVYGFRELEATVPVLDDAPAVAVGLLIGSQVPAPGALTQCSVEEARELELGVRGLVSYAETVSVYGTEQVFTDGDDTPWSKAFLTSSYASRGIKMRLSSGAGSEVLMGQAERKSMNYLESRCVALAKGIGAQGVQNGGIDGASITASVPGGVRELIAENLMVMLRGLESCSGNDSLVSESTMRRTSRTLPVLLSGSDFIFSGFGSVVAYDNMFGPSNFNAADLDDYLVMQRDWGVDGGLRSVDPTTLEAMRRQAAEATRAVFEYLGLADFDDDHVEAVVGAAGSKDLPATDGVKVLSAARMIEQSGLTVLDIVAALAETGFTDIAERVLDMAKARVTGDYLQTAAIFDEQMNVLSALQDPNDYRGPGTGYRPTAERQAQIDAVRQARSVTDLVKEQATFAHPDRLIVRGPASVGDDPREVVIGVSPAFGVKLFRTLSGMSVYDALEQILAGLEEEQCVPRLVRIADSVDLGVIGKSAARLSGSGIGVGLQAKGTTLIHRRDLPPLANLELLSVAPLITPGMYRLIGINAGRHAKGATPAPMRNAYTDEAITARYHTRVVSMVAIERSECDREDSVNMELELKR, from the coding sequence ATGAACGACAGCAGCGAAACCGAGCAGGATCACCGGCTGGGGCGCATCCGACTGCTGGATGAGCAGCGCGTCAACCTGGACGGCTTCGCCCAGGCCGACCCCGAGCTGGGCATGATCTCGCATCTGTCGCCCCACGATCCGGAACCGTCCTGGAAGGCGGCCGACGACGGCACCGTGCTGGAGATGGACTCGAAGGCGGCCACCGACTTCGACACCATCGACGAGTTCATCGTCCGCTACGCCGTCGACCCTGAGCAGGCACCGCGATCGATGGCGATGAGTGACGTCGAGCTGGCCCGGATGATCGTCGACTCGGGTGTGCCGCGCGAGGAGGTGCTGCGCGTCTGCGGTGGACTGACCCCGGCCAAGATGGCCAGGGTGGTGGCGCTGCTGCAGCCCGTCGAGATACAGATGGCGATGATGAAGATGCGGGCCCGCCGCACTCCCGCCAACCAGGCCCACGTCACCAACCGCCTCGACGACCCGTTGCTCATCGCGGCCGACGCCGCCACCGCCGTCGTCTACGGCTTCCGGGAACTGGAGGCCACCGTCCCGGTGCTCGACGACGCCCCGGCGGTCGCGGTGGGCCTGCTGATCGGTTCCCAGGTACCCGCGCCCGGGGCGCTGACACAGTGTTCGGTCGAGGAGGCGCGAGAGCTGGAACTCGGGGTGCGCGGCCTGGTGTCCTACGCCGAGACGGTTTCGGTGTACGGCACCGAGCAGGTCTTCACCGACGGTGACGACACCCCGTGGTCGAAAGCGTTTCTCACTTCGTCCTACGCCTCCCGCGGTATCAAGATGCGGCTGTCCAGCGGGGCGGGATCGGAGGTGCTGATGGGCCAGGCCGAACGCAAGTCGATGAACTACCTGGAGTCCCGCTGCGTCGCCCTGGCCAAAGGCATCGGCGCACAGGGGGTTCAGAACGGCGGTATCGACGGCGCCTCGATCACCGCGTCGGTGCCGGGTGGTGTCCGCGAACTCATCGCCGAGAACCTCATGGTCATGCTGCGCGGGCTCGAATCCTGCAGCGGCAACGACTCGCTGGTGTCCGAGTCGACGATGCGGCGAACCAGCCGGACGCTACCGGTGCTGTTGTCGGGATCGGATTTCATCTTCTCCGGATTCGGCTCGGTGGTGGCCTACGACAACATGTTCGGCCCGTCCAACTTCAATGCCGCCGACCTCGACGACTATCTGGTGATGCAGCGCGACTGGGGTGTCGACGGCGGGCTGCGGTCGGTGGATCCGACCACCCTGGAGGCCATGCGCCGCCAGGCCGCCGAAGCCACCCGGGCGGTATTCGAATATCTCGGGCTCGCTGATTTCGATGATGACCATGTGGAAGCCGTTGTCGGCGCTGCGGGTTCCAAGGATCTGCCCGCCACCGACGGGGTGAAGGTACTCAGTGCTGCCCGGATGATCGAGCAATCGGGTCTGACGGTGCTCGATATCGTCGCCGCGCTCGCGGAGACGGGTTTCACCGACATCGCCGAGCGGGTTCTGGACATGGCCAAGGCCCGCGTCACCGGCGACTATCTGCAGACCGCGGCGATCTTCGACGAACAGATGAATGTGCTTTCGGCGCTACAGGATCCGAACGACTACCGCGGTCCCGGCACCGGGTACCGGCCGACGGCGGAGCGCCAGGCCCAGATCGACGCGGTGCGCCAGGCGCGGTCGGTGACCGACCTGGTCAAGGAGCAGGCGACCTTCGCCCATCCGGACCGGCTGATCGTGCGGGGGCCCGCGAGCGTCGGAGACGATCCCCGCGAGGTGGTCATCGGGGTGTCTCCGGCATTCGGCGTCAAGCTGTTTCGCACCCTGTCGGGGATGAGTGTCTACGACGCGCTGGAGCAGATCCTGGCCGGGCTGGAAGAGGAGCAGTGTGTGCCACGCCTGGTCCGGATCGCCGACTCGGTGGATCTCGGGGTGATCGGTAAATCCGCGGCCCGGCTGTCCGGATCCGGGATCGGTGTCGGGCTTCAGGCCAAGGGCACCACCCTGATCCACCGCCGAGATCTCCCGCCGTTGGCCAACCTCGAATTGCTCAGTGTCGCACCGCTGATCACCCCGGGGATGTACCGGCTGATCGGCATCAACGCCGGCAGGCACGCCAAGGGCGCGACACCGGCTCCGATGCGCAACGCATACACCGACGAGGCGATCACCGCCCGGTACCACACCAGGGTGGTGTCGATGGTGGCGATCGAGCGGTCCGAATGCGATCGCGAAGACAGCGTGAACATGGAATTGGAGCTCAAGCGATGA
- a CDS encoding diol dehydratase small subunit produces the protein MTTTAHSGRSLAEVTVEAARSGDLILDDIRISRETLLSQADIAERSGSVQLAMNLRRAAEMTALSSEEMLAAYEALRPHRSSFAELEDLAQRLADRDAPACAALVREAATAYQRRGLLR, from the coding sequence ATGACGACCACCGCGCACTCGGGCCGCAGCCTCGCCGAGGTGACGGTCGAGGCTGCCCGCAGCGGCGACCTGATTCTCGATGACATCCGGATAAGCCGGGAAACCCTTCTGTCCCAGGCGGATATCGCGGAGCGCTCCGGCTCCGTGCAATTGGCGATGAACCTGCGGCGGGCGGCTGAGATGACCGCACTCAGCTCTGAGGAGATGCTGGCCGCCTATGAGGCGCTGAGGCCGCACCGGTCGAGCTTCGCTGAGTTGGAGGACCTGGCACAGCGGCTCGCAGACCGGGATGCACCCGCCTGTGCGGCGCTCGTCCGGGAGGCGGCGACGGCCTACCAGCGGCGCGGCCTGCTGCGGTGA